A genomic segment from Corythoichthys intestinalis isolate RoL2023-P3 chromosome 2, ASM3026506v1, whole genome shotgun sequence encodes:
- the fam117ba gene encoding protein FAM117B, with protein MRDKATQTPRAWADERRRGSHKRSASCGSTDQLKEIAKLRQQLQRSKRSSRHRRDKERKSPFNGSHTIMSSQAPLPKTILIPIPISKSSAPRFRNSVEGLNQEIERIIIRDTPEKEETIVPQDVPDGHRAPPPVPPRRSSSTRSIDTQTPSGGGLSGSHSNSSSRPDSISPSYLTVLNDAVGGGSPLEDKELGPCSPLPKYAASPRPNNSYTFKREPPEGCEKVKVSEESLPKTQQEVPPFLCPDRNKVNFIPNSGSAFCLVSILKPLLPAPDLNFRPGVGLRSLSPSLVPLSTQPCLLEEPESF; from the exons ACCCCCAGGGCCTGGGCAGATGAGAGAAGGAGAGGCTCTCATAAGCGTTCGGCCTCCTGTGGGAGCACCGACCAGCTCAAGGAG ATTGCCAAGCTGCGTCAGCAACTCCAGCGCAGCAAGCGGAGCAGCCGCCATCGGAGGGACAAAGAGCGCAAGTCgcccttcaatggcagccacaccATCATGTCTTCACAG GCTCCGTTGCCCAAGACTATACTGATTCCCATTCCCATATCCAAGTCGTCCGCGCCTCGTTTCCGCAACAGCGTGGAGGGTCTCAACCAGGAGATCGAACGAATCATCATCCGGGACACCCCCGAAAAGGAAGAGACCATTGTT CCACAGGATGTGCCGGACGGGCACCGCGCGCCACCACCTGTCCCCCCGCGGCGCAGCAGCAGCACCCGCAGCATTGACACACAGACACCTTCGGGTGGCGGCTTAAGTGGGAGCCACAGTAACAGCAGCAGCCGCCCTGACTCCATCTCGCCCTCCTACCTCACAGTTCTCAATGACGCAGTCGGCGGCGGCAGCCCCTTGGAGGACAAAG AGTTGGGGCCCTGCTCCCCGCTGCCAAAATACGCCGCTTCTCCACGACCCAACAACAGCTACACGTTCAAGAGAGAACCTCCGGAGGGCTGCGAAAAAGTCAAAGTGTCTGAGGAGTCTct GCCTAAAACCCAGCAGGAGGTCCCCCCCTTCCTGTGTCCCGACCGCAACAAAGTAAACTTCATCCCCAACAGCGGCTCGGCCTTCTGCCTCGTCAGCATCCTCAAGCCACTCTTGCCGGCCCCGGACCTTAATTTTCGCCCCGGGGTGGGCCTGCGTAGTCTGTCCCCATCGCTGGTGCCTCTGTCTACCCAGCCCTGCCTCCTGGAGGAGCCCGAGAGCTTCTGA